The region TCGTTCTTTAAACACGTCTGTTAACGCAATTAGAGTGCGTTTTAACGTGTTTAGGGATGCTAGTGGTAAATACTTACCAACTGAAAGAAAGATTGGTTTTATGGCTTCAGCTGACGTTTTAAGCACTAGTGGATATAGTCTTAATAATGTTGACTATGAAATAGAATTGTATAAAGACTTTTATGTGACAGGCCATCTGTTATCTACGCTTAAGACTAATAATCGATTAATAAATGTTACAGGAAGTGTTTTTGCAGAAGAAAATGGATATCAGAATTGTCTGTTGTTAAATGATGCAAAGAATATTGTAGAAGCATTAAATGGAAATATCTTTATTGTAAAAGATAAAGTAGTTAAGACACCTCCATTAAGCGATGGCTGTGTGAAAGGTGTCATGCGTAAACAGATTATAGAGTTGCTTCAAAAACATACTGAATATACATTTGAAGAAGGTGTAATATCTCCTTTTGAACTACAAAAAGCAGATGAGATGTTTATTACTAATGTTATTGTAGGGGTGCAACCAATCACAAAATACCGCAAGAAAGAGTATGTCAATACGCTAGCTAGCGATTTGATTAATAAATTAAATGCTAAGATTAGATTAATGTAAGTTTTTAATCTATGTGCTATTCTAATTAAAATTAGGGTTTTCAGGAGCATTTAACCATAATGAATATTTTTTTCCCAATTTGGCAAGAGAGTTTTTCCAAAGGTCTTTTGGAGATTGGGAAAAGATATTCTCA is a window of Myroides oncorhynchi DNA encoding:
- a CDS encoding aminotransferase class IV; the protein is MINVNGKIVSTSEILIENNRGFLYGDAVFETIKVLDNKVLFLEDHYFRLMSSMRILRMEIPMDFTMEFFQEEVLKLVRSLNTSVNAIRVRFNVFRDASGKYLPTERKIGFMASADVLSTSGYSLNNVDYEIELYKDFYVTGHLLSTLKTNNRLINVTGSVFAEENGYQNCLLLNDAKNIVEALNGNIFIVKDKVVKTPPLSDGCVKGVMRKQIIELLQKHTEYTFEEGVISPFELQKADEMFITNVIVGVQPITKYRKKEYVNTLASDLINKLNAKIRLM